Genomic window (Desulforapulum autotrophicum HRM2):
AGGCCAAAGTGGTCGACAATCCGCTGGGCGTAAACCCAGGGCTTTGAGGTGGCAACAAAGAGAGGATGGCAAGCCTCTTGAAGTTTTTTGAGTGCCTGGGGAATACCCGCATAGAGCTTGTTTTCAAACAGGCCAATCGAACCGAACCGTTCCCGATAGATGACCAGGGCATTTTCCACAAGGCTGTCATCGTCGGATTCAAGCAGGATGGAAAAGCTTTCTTTCAAGGGTGGTCCAATGCACCACCGTAAATCAGTCTGGGGCGGTAAGGGCCGGCCCAGGGAAGCCATGGCATGGCAGATAGATCTTGTGATACCCTGGTATGGGTCTGTGAGTGTTCCATCCAGATCAAATAAAATGCTGATTTTATCCATACATAGCCTTTTTTTCCTGCAGGTTGAAAAGCAGAACAAGTGCCAGGTGGCAATCTTCTGAATTCTCTTAGCCGGACAGCCCCCCTCCTGTCAAGTCCAAACCCAGAAAAACGGGGTGATTATCATCCAGGGAACCTCAAAATTTAAGAATTCCTGCATGGATGACCCAACCGCTTCCATGGAGTCCCCAGGGTATGGGGCGTCACCTTTCCCTTTATGGCCAGGGGAGAATGTGGTATAAAGGGAGGATCTAAAATAGCACCTGAATTTTACAAAAGGAAAAAATATGGCCAGGGAAAATGATGTTGTTTTGATTTATCTGGAGGATGACCCGGTTTCGTTTGCCAGGGTGGAGTCCATTGAACCGGACGTGAAAAAGGACTGGTATCATATCACCCTGCTCATGCTCCAGATCCCCCTCCAGACTGTGACTTGGACGTTGAAGGATCTTTACATCAACGGTGAGGATTTTTTCATGGGGGGAAAACGCATGAAGATCGAAGTGGTCGAATCTCCCGGGGAGGTGGCAGTTGAAGAGGCCCATGACACAGACGTTGAAGCCTCGAAAGAGGACCCGTCTGGAGAGATTCCCAAGGAGAGCCGTGGAAAAGTGATCTCCCTTGCCGATGTGCGTGCCAGAAATAAAAAAAGCTCAAAATCCTGAGTCCGGGAGCAACGCCTGCCATGGACTGGTCTTTGTAAAGGAAATCATCCCATGAAAATAGGAGATCTTGAGATCAGGGGGAGAACTGTTCTTGCACCCCTTGCCGGTATTACCAACCTTCCCTTCAGGATCATTGCAAAAGGCTGTGGCTGCACCCTGGTCTGCTCTGAGATGGTCAGTGCCAAAGGACTTGAGTTTAACTCAGAAAAGACGGTTCAACTTCTCCGGACCGATGCGTGTGAACGGCCCGTGTCTGTCCAGATTTTTGGTGCCGAGGCCTTGTCCATGGCCAATGCGGCCCGGTGGATAGCGGAGAGAAACGTGGCTGATATCATTGATATCAACTTTGGCTGCAGTGTTAAAAAGGTGGCCAGGACCGGGGCCGGTGTGGCTCTGATGAAGGATATGGATAATGCCCGGGCCATTATCCGGGCCGTGCGCAGGGCCGTATCCATGCCCTTTACCATTAAAATTCGTTCGGGTTGGGACAGTTCGGCCTCCCAGGCCTTTGACATTGCCCGCATGGCAGAGGATAACGGGGTTGATGCCATTGCTATCCATCCCAGGACTGCAGCCCAGGGGTTCAGGGGCAGGGCAGACTGGTCGATGATCGCGCGGTTAAAGGAGATGCTCACCATTCCCGTGATCGGAAACGGGGATATCACAACCCCTGAGCAAGGGGTTGCAATGATTCAGGAGACCGGGTGTGACGGCGTCATGGTCGGCCGGGCTGCCATGGGCAATCCCTTTATCTTTGGCGGCATTGAGGCCCTTCTCAGGGGTGAGGCCTGGAATGAACCATCCCCCATGGAAATCTTTCAAATCATGGAGGAAATGGTGGAGTCCCATGTGGCCTACCTTGGGGAAAGACCGGCCTGCAGGATGATGCGAAGCAGGCTTGCCTGGTTTGTCAAGGGGTTTGCCGGTGCTTCGGTTTTTAGAAGGGAGCTTACCGGGATTGAAACCCTGGACCAGGCCATGGCGTTGATTCGCCGGTATGAAGCAGACTTTGAGTCTGACACCCAGAGGGAGACCCTGGTTTAATTTTAAAAGCGAGGACCGAATGGACCGAGAACCGACAACCCCACCTGGAGAAACCTGGGCTTTCTTTTCCGCCTGTATTCACTACCTTGGCAAGTCGACCCTGACTGCCCTGTTCCAGAGGGGCGAACGGCAGATTGAGCGCTGGTCTGCCGATCCGGCAACCTCTGGACGTCAGCGGAACCCCATCGACAGGTATGAAATGCTGCTCCAGGCCCTCATGGACAAGGGCCAGGTCGGCACGGCACGATCTGCCGTGGCAAGGCAGGCCCACATTGTCGGGTGCGAGCTTGCGGAAAAGCAAATGCCCATTCCAGACAAGGAAAGCATTGAACTTGAGATCATTGATGACCTGACGGCTAAAAACGAGTATGATACTATTCTTCTGGATCCCGGATCCACCCAGGAGCAGTGCCGAACGTCCATGGAGACGTTTATCCGGGAACTCAAGGAAAATTATGTGAAAAAATGCCAGGACCGGGGATGGACCCCTTGAATTAAGGAGAAGACCATGTCGATTGAAAAACTGGATAGGGCCCTTGAGGCTGAGATTGACGATCTTGCGGCCCAGGGACGGGCAAAGGCTGAAGAACGGGTGATCACACGTTATCTCCCACCCTTGGGCAGTAAAGGACCCAGATACTGCCTGGCCGGCATGGACAAACAGTTCATCCGTATGAACTCCAACTCATATCTTTCCCTTTCAAACCACCCGAAACTGATCCAGGCCGCAGACAAGGCCACACACGATTTTGGCGTGGGGCCGGGGGCTGTGCGTTTCATTGACGGGACCTTTGTTTACCATCAGGCCCTTGAATCCCGGGTGGCCGATTTTGTGGACAAACCTGGGGCAAAGATCTTTAACTCGGCCTACACGGCCAACTGTGGACTTGCCCTGACCCTTTCAACGCCCGCCACCCACTGGATCGGGGATCAGCTTAACCACAATAGCATTATCCGGGCCATGCGCATCGCCAATGTGCCCTCGGCCAACAAGGGGATCTTTCACCACAATGATATGGACGATCTCCGGCGCTGCCTTGACCAGGTGGATCCGGGTGTGGAAAGGGTGGTGGTGGTCTTTGACGGCATCTTCAGCATGCGGGGGGACAATGCGCCCATTGATCGCATCCAGGCCGTTGTTGACCCCTATGTTCCACGATTCAGGGACGGGGTGATCACCGTGGTGGACGATTCCCACGGTATCGGGGCCTATGGAAAGAGCGGCCGGGGAACCCCTGAATTTTGCGGCCGGCAGCCAGACATCATTGTCGGTACCTTTGGTAAGGCCTTTGGCGTGAACGGCGGGTTTATTGCCGGCAGTGCCACCCTGGTCGAAGCCGTGCGGCAGAAGGCCGACACCTACATCTATACCAACCCTTTGAGTGTTGCCGACTGTGCCGCTGCAACCTCTGCCCTGGATGTCTGTGACAGTGCCGAGGGTCTTAAACTTCTCTCTAACCTTGGACGAAGAACCCAGCAGTTTCGTTCGGGACTTTGTGACCTTGGCATGGAAACCATTGACGGCCCCCATCCCGTGGTTCCCCTGATGGTGCGGGACACCCGCAAAACCCGGGAACTGGTTGAAACGCTTTTTTGTAACGGGGTACTGGTCGTGGGGCTCACCTTTCCCGTGGTGCCAAAGGGAGACGAGACCATACGTTTCCAGATCAATGCAGCCCATACGGAATCGGACATTGACGAAGTTCTGGCCCTGTTGAAACAATTTTAATCCCCCCTGAATGACATCGGGTAGGGGCTGCCATAAACCGTAACAGGAGAACCATGCTTAACAACACCTTTCACCACATCCCGGGCATCGGGTTGAAGACCGAGCAGCAGCTCTGGGACGCAGGGCTTGACCACTGGGACCGGCTGAACAATCCAACCGGGCTGAACCTTTCTCCCCGACGGCTTGAAACCCTGACCCGCCATGTGGATCAATCCAGACAGGAGATGGAACGGGGCAATTACAGCTATTTTTCAGAACGGCTGCCCCCTGCCTATCACTGGCGGTTTTTCCCCGAGTTCCGGCATTCCATGGTTTACCTGGACATTGAGACCACGGGCCTTGAACCCAGTTATGAGAGCATCACCACAATCGCCCTGTACGACGGCATCACTATCCGTTACTACGTCAAGGGTGAAAACCTTGACCGTTTTCCAGAGGAAATTTCCCAATATAAGGCCATTGTCACCTATAATGGCAAATGTTTTGACGTGCCCTTTATTGAGCATGAGTTCGGCATCCGCCTTGACCAGGTTCACATCGATCTTCGCTATATCCTGAAGAGCCTCGGGTTCAGGGGCGGCCTTAAAGGGTGTGAACGCATGCTGGGCCTGGACCGTGGGGACCTTGACGGGGTGGACGGCTATTTTGCCATCCTGCTCTGGAACGATTATATGCGCAACAAAGATCGCAGGGTCCTGGAAACCCTTCTGGCCTACAATATTGAGGATGTGGTTAATCTTGAGACCCTCATGGTAAAGGCCTACAACCTGAAGCTTGGTCAGACCCCCTTTGCAAAAACCCACGCCATCTGCCTTCCCCAGCGACCTGAGCTTCCCTTTTCAGCCGATACCGCAACGGTTGAACGTATCCGGGGGAGCTGGTATTGAGTCTGTCTTCGGGCAAAGCGGCCGTGTGTGATGTGCTCCTGGTGCAGCCACCCATGGAGGAGTTCTATCTTACGGCCAAAAGAACCGTTCCCTACGGCCTTGCCTGTATTGCCGCTGTCCTGGTGCAAAATGGTTTTTCAGTTTCCATTGTGGATGGCCTTGCCGTTAAAAAGTCCCGGATTATTGATCCCCCCGCCGCCCTGGGAGATCTTGGCGCCTTTTATGGCCGGGAAGACCTGTCTCCCTTTGCCCTGTTTCACCACTTTCGACACTATGGCTACAGCTTTGAGCATATTGGTGCCCGGGTAAGGGAACAACAGCCTTTCCTTGTGGGAATTTCCTCGCTTTTCACGGCCTATGCTGGTGAAGCCATGGAAACCGCACGTGCTGTCAAGCGTTTCTGGCCGCACTGTCGAGTGGTCATGGGCGGTCACCATCCCACGGTGTTTCCAAGGGAGACCATGGCGTGTGAGGCAGTGGATTTTGTGCTCAGGGGGGAAGGGGAAGGGTCCATGGCCCTGCTTGCCCTTGCCCTTAAAAAAAATACAGGCCTTGAAGGGGTGCCGGGGATCGTTTTTCGTCGGCCTGGCGCTGGCCTTTATGTTGGTGAACCTGCCTGGATAGATGACCTTGACAGTACGCCCCTGCCTGCCACCCAACTGGTGGATCAGTCGTTTTACCAGCGGAAAAAACGCGGCAGCATCAGTGTTGTCACGGCAAGGGGGTGTCCCATGCACTGCACCTACTGCTGTCTTGGGGCCTCATCGGCCCATGCCCCCTTTCGTCGGCGGTCGGTGGCCTCGGTCATGGCCGAACTTGAGGTTCAGATGGACAGCCAGGATGTGGGGTTTATCGATTTTGAAGATGAGAATTTGAGCCTTGACCGGGGCTGGTTCCTCTCTCTCCTGGATGGGATTTCAGCCAGGTACGGCTCCCGGGACCTTGAACTTCGGGCCATGAACGGACTTTATGCACCGTCCCTGGATCATGGGGTGATCTCCGCCATGAAGCAGGCAGG
Coding sequences:
- a CDS encoding HAD family hydrolase; translated protein: MDKISILFDLDGTLTDPYQGITRSICHAMASLGRPLPPQTDLRWCIGPPLKESFSILLESDDDSLVENALVIYRERFGSIGLFENKLYAGIPQALKKLQEACHPLFVATSKPWVYAQRIVDHFGLGQYFNHIHGSELDGTRTDKTSLVSYILNRESLDPSRAVMVGDRRHDMIGATANKVRGIGVLWGFGTQKELTDSGASACIQSPPGLVTAFSKKNSDK
- the dusB gene encoding tRNA dihydrouridine synthase DusB, which produces MKIGDLEIRGRTVLAPLAGITNLPFRIIAKGCGCTLVCSEMVSAKGLEFNSEKTVQLLRTDACERPVSVQIFGAEALSMANAARWIAERNVADIIDINFGCSVKKVARTGAGVALMKDMDNARAIIRAVRRAVSMPFTIKIRSGWDSSASQAFDIARMAEDNGVDAIAIHPRTAAQGFRGRADWSMIARLKEMLTIPVIGNGDITTPEQGVAMIQETGCDGVMVGRAAMGNPFIFGGIEALLRGEAWNEPSPMEIFQIMEEMVESHVAYLGERPACRMMRSRLAWFVKGFAGASVFRRELTGIETLDQAMALIRRYEADFESDTQRETLV
- a CDS encoding aminotransferase class I/II-fold pyridoxal phosphate-dependent enzyme; translated protein: MSIEKLDRALEAEIDDLAAQGRAKAEERVITRYLPPLGSKGPRYCLAGMDKQFIRMNSNSYLSLSNHPKLIQAADKATHDFGVGPGAVRFIDGTFVYHQALESRVADFVDKPGAKIFNSAYTANCGLALTLSTPATHWIGDQLNHNSIIRAMRIANVPSANKGIFHHNDMDDLRRCLDQVDPGVERVVVVFDGIFSMRGDNAPIDRIQAVVDPYVPRFRDGVITVVDDSHGIGAYGKSGRGTPEFCGRQPDIIVGTFGKAFGVNGGFIAGSATLVEAVRQKADTYIYTNPLSVADCAAATSALDVCDSAEGLKLLSNLGRRTQQFRSGLCDLGMETIDGPHPVVPLMVRDTRKTRELVETLFCNGVLVVGLTFPVVPKGDETIRFQINAAHTESDIDEVLALLKQF
- a CDS encoding ribonuclease H-like domain-containing protein, with amino-acid sequence MLNNTFHHIPGIGLKTEQQLWDAGLDHWDRLNNPTGLNLSPRRLETLTRHVDQSRQEMERGNYSYFSERLPPAYHWRFFPEFRHSMVYLDIETTGLEPSYESITTIALYDGITIRYYVKGENLDRFPEEISQYKAIVTYNGKCFDVPFIEHEFGIRLDQVHIDLRYILKSLGFRGGLKGCERMLGLDRGDLDGVDGYFAILLWNDYMRNKDRRVLETLLAYNIEDVVNLETLMVKAYNLKLGQTPFAKTHAICLPQRPELPFSADTATVERIRGSWY
- a CDS encoding B12-binding domain-containing radical SAM protein: MSLSSGKAAVCDVLLVQPPMEEFYLTAKRTVPYGLACIAAVLVQNGFSVSIVDGLAVKKSRIIDPPAALGDLGAFYGREDLSPFALFHHFRHYGYSFEHIGARVREQQPFLVGISSLFTAYAGEAMETARAVKRFWPHCRVVMGGHHPTVFPRETMACEAVDFVLRGEGEGSMALLALALKKNTGLEGVPGIVFRRPGAGLYVGEPAWIDDLDSTPLPATQLVDQSFYQRKKRGSISVVTARGCPMHCTYCCLGASSAHAPFRRRSVASVMAELEVQMDSQDVGFIDFEDENLSLDRGWFLSLLDGISARYGSRDLELRAMNGLYAPSLDHGVISAMKQAGFRTLNLSLGSTCKEQLARFKRPDVSLALDRCLESAETLGLEAVSYLIAAAPGQDPRQSVRDLVYLGARRTLVGLSIFYPAPGSHDFMVCRQKGLLPVNFEQMRSTAFPISDTTTRIEAATLLRLARLLNFMKSLKDEGDLPTSGSKGSRRSRVDPSNRREAGKLLVADFLEHGCIQGISADGKVFDHPVSPSLVSLFLSGLAGVTLRGVGETNK